In Halobaculum limi, one DNA window encodes the following:
- a CDS encoding coiled-coil protein has product MVTKEEVLEEYGLDQLDESRNVSLSEEELEEDSKGQLIKKAGQLRDRRNELNQMASERASKRDDLNAKTREKVDEAQQHREKRDELNEQVQEHKESRNELNAEANELFDEVEQMKQDLELGSGKSIEELKEEIEDLEFKQQTEVLGTEEERELIEKIESKREKLAEKKGKVDQSGELEELIEEAEEVRSEASTHHQKVTELADEAQEHHNEMIEAYREADEIRDEADAMHELFVEAQELADQHHEDFVRVQKRLRELDKEEEEEKKEEREAKMEEEREEAEEIYQKFKEGETLDTEDLMKLQKTGLL; this is encoded by the coding sequence ATGGTAACGAAAGAGGAAGTTCTCGAAGAATACGGTCTTGACCAGCTAGATGAATCCCGAAACGTCTCCCTCTCCGAGGAGGAACTGGAGGAAGACTCGAAGGGGCAGCTGATCAAGAAGGCAGGACAGCTCCGTGACCGACGTAACGAGCTCAACCAGATGGCGTCCGAGCGCGCATCCAAGCGCGACGACCTGAACGCGAAGACACGCGAGAAGGTCGACGAGGCGCAACAGCACCGCGAGAAGCGGGACGAGCTCAACGAGCAGGTCCAGGAGCACAAGGAGTCGCGCAACGAGCTGAACGCCGAGGCCAACGAACTGTTCGACGAAGTCGAGCAGATGAAACAGGACCTCGAACTCGGCTCGGGTAAGTCAATCGAGGAACTCAAAGAGGAGATTGAGGACCTCGAGTTCAAACAGCAGACCGAGGTGCTCGGCACCGAGGAAGAGCGTGAGCTCATCGAGAAGATCGAGAGCAAGCGCGAGAAGCTCGCTGAGAAGAAGGGCAAGGTCGACCAGAGCGGTGAGCTCGAAGAGCTCATCGAGGAGGCCGAGGAAGTCCGCTCGGAGGCGTCCACTCACCACCAGAAGGTGACGGAACTCGCCGACGAGGCTCAGGAGCACCACAACGAGATGATCGAGGCCTACCGCGAGGCCGACGAGATCCGTGACGAGGCCGACGCGATGCACGAACTGTTCGTGGAGGCCCAGGAGCTCGCCGACCAGCACCACGAAGACTTCGTCCGCGTCCAGAAGCGCCTGCGCGAACTGGACAAGGAAGAAGAGGAAGAGAAGAAAGAGGAGCGCGAGGCCAAGATGGAGGAGGAGCGCGAGGAAGCCGAAGAGATCTACCAGAAGTTCAAGGAAGGCGAAACCCTCGACACCGAAGACCTGATGAAGCTCCAGAAGACGGGGCTTCTCTAA
- the sppA gene encoding signal peptide peptidase SppA codes for MTDSTGETVLTVGSLLVAAAVAAVVGYFVFVAFPGDLAELLGVLLTLGVVALALKLAGNLLRSRFADYTVAEVAVEGPITRDGGSGGLPTSPTTPGADQVVDQIERADEDPNAEALLVKLNTPGGQIVPSEDIRLAAERFDGPTVGYATDTCASGGYAIAVGCDELWAREGSVVGSIGVIGSRPNVHELADRLGVSYEQFTAGEYKDAGLPLKEVTPDERAYLQGIVDDYYDQFVAQVAEGREMDEVAVRETEARVFLGTEAYDRGLVDGLGDREAVLDRVEELTGTEAVVEEFTPQRGLMTRLRTGAAATAYAFGSGVASAFGGDGAPEGIDVRFRR; via the coding sequence ATGACAGATTCGACAGGCGAAACCGTCCTCACAGTTGGCAGCCTCCTCGTCGCGGCGGCGGTCGCGGCCGTGGTCGGCTACTTCGTGTTCGTCGCGTTCCCCGGCGACCTCGCGGAACTCCTCGGCGTCCTGTTGACGCTCGGTGTCGTCGCCCTCGCGCTGAAACTCGCGGGCAACCTCCTCCGGTCGCGCTTCGCTGACTACACCGTCGCAGAGGTTGCCGTCGAGGGACCGATCACCCGCGACGGCGGGAGCGGCGGCCTCCCCACGTCGCCGACGACGCCCGGAGCAGACCAGGTGGTCGACCAGATCGAACGCGCCGACGAGGACCCCAACGCCGAGGCGTTGCTCGTGAAACTCAACACGCCGGGCGGCCAGATCGTTCCCAGCGAGGACATCCGTCTCGCGGCCGAGCGGTTCGACGGGCCGACCGTCGGCTACGCCACCGACACCTGTGCCAGCGGCGGCTACGCCATCGCCGTCGGCTGTGACGAACTGTGGGCCCGCGAGGGGAGCGTCGTCGGCTCTATCGGCGTTATTGGGTCGCGCCCGAACGTCCACGAACTCGCCGACCGTCTCGGCGTCTCCTACGAGCAGTTCACCGCCGGCGAGTACAAAGACGCCGGCCTCCCGCTGAAGGAGGTGACGCCTGACGAACGCGCGTACCTGCAGGGTATCGTCGACGACTACTACGACCAGTTCGTCGCACAGGTGGCCGAAGGCCGCGAGATGGACGAGGTGGCCGTCAGAGAGACCGAAGCCCGCGTCTTCCTCGGCACCGAGGCGTACGACCGCGGCCTCGTCGACGGCCTCGGCGACCGCGAGGCGGTCCTCGACCGGGTCGAGGAACTGACCGGCACCGAGGCGGTCGTCGAGGAGTTCACTCCCCAGCGAGGATTGATGACGAGACTGCGCACCGGGGCGGCGGCGACGGCGTACGCGTTCGGTTCGGGCGTCGCGAGTGCCTTCGGCGGCGACGGCGCGCCCGAAGGCATCGACGTGCGCTTTCGGCGGTAG
- a CDS encoding ferritin-like domain-containing protein yields MTDPRRGSNATDSLANRLSRRKFSGALAAAGALGLAGCAGNSGGGSTPTPEDEMDTPMETEAPMDTETETEETEMAPPNPDVDVLNYALTLEHLENAFYREGLEMYSDDELMMADSLSSFSETLRMQVPEYLAVVGDHEAAHVDAIAATIEDLGGTPVEEAEYDFGYSTPSEFLATAGALENTGVAAYTGAAAAIKQNAVLGAAAGIQSVEARHASFLNLINGEVPYPNAVEEAKSVDEILEIAGQFITSEVSSPAPLDGEDEPMADRKADNDVSDVDVLNYALTLEHLENAFYREGLETYSDDELMDASVLSDYGEELRMNVPDHLRLAGEHEAAHVSAISDTVEQLGGTPVEEAEYDFGYTNPSEFLGVARALENTGVSAYAGQAGTVTNDAVFGAAVGIHGVEARHAALLNELNVESPFPMAVDEPRTMSEVQEIASQFIVE; encoded by the coding sequence ATGACGGACCCACGACGCGGCTCGAACGCGACCGACTCGCTCGCCAACCGACTCTCTCGCCGGAAGTTCTCCGGGGCGCTCGCGGCCGCCGGCGCACTCGGCCTCGCTGGCTGTGCCGGCAACTCCGGTGGCGGATCGACGCCGACCCCGGAAGACGAGATGGACACGCCGATGGAGACGGAGGCGCCGATGGATACCGAGACGGAGACAGAGGAGACGGAGATGGCGCCGCCGAATCCGGACGTCGACGTGCTGAACTACGCACTGACGCTGGAGCACCTGGAGAACGCCTTCTACCGCGAAGGGCTGGAGATGTACTCCGACGACGAACTGATGATGGCAGACTCGCTGTCGTCGTTCAGCGAGACGCTGCGGATGCAAGTGCCGGAGTACCTCGCGGTCGTCGGCGACCACGAGGCGGCTCACGTCGACGCCATCGCCGCGACCATCGAGGACCTCGGCGGCACGCCCGTCGAGGAGGCGGAGTACGACTTCGGCTACTCCACTCCCTCGGAGTTCCTCGCGACCGCCGGGGCGCTGGAGAACACCGGCGTCGCCGCCTACACCGGTGCGGCCGCCGCGATCAAACAGAACGCGGTGCTTGGCGCGGCCGCCGGCATCCAGAGCGTCGAGGCACGCCACGCCTCGTTCCTCAACCTGATCAACGGCGAGGTGCCGTACCCCAACGCCGTCGAGGAGGCGAAGTCGGTCGACGAGATTCTCGAAATCGCCGGACAGTTCATCACCAGCGAGGTGTCCTCGCCCGCGCCGCTCGACGGGGAAGACGAACCGATGGCCGACCGGAAGGCCGACAACGACGTGAGCGACGTGGACGTGCTGAACTACGCGCTGACGCTGGAACACTTGGAGAACGCCTTCTACCGCGAGGGACTGGAGACGTACTCCGACGACGAACTGATGGACGCGAGCGTCCTCTCCGACTACGGCGAGGAACTGCGGATGAACGTCCCCGACCACCTGCGACTCGCGGGAGAACACGAGGCGGCCCACGTCAGCGCCATCTCGGACACGGTGGAACAGTTGGGCGGCACGCCAGTCGAGGAGGCCGAGTACGACTTCGGCTACACGAACCCCTCTGAGTTCCTCGGCGTCGCGCGGGCGCTGGAGAACACCGGCGTCTCCGCGTACGCGGGGCAGGCGGGTACCGTCACCAACGACGCCGTCTTCGGCGCGGCGGTCGGCATCCACGGCGTCGAGGCGCGCCACGCTGCGTTACTCAACGAGTTGAACGTCGAGTCGCCATTCCCGATGGCCGTCGACGAGCCTCGGACGATGAGCGAGGTGCAGGAGATAGCCAGCCAGTTCATCGTCGAGTAG
- a CDS encoding metallophosphoesterase translates to MPAGGGRRGDRHARPLVEPIPDEPAATADLGGETALLLADYHAGIEAGLRYERGVELDSAGDERRDRVLDLLVRTDADRLVVLGDLGHRIGGAGDAETAELDALLSAVGVPVTLAVGNHDPGLADEFGDRLTVTPPGGARVGDVGIVHGHTWPAPEVLGADVICMGHEHPAVRLEDAVGGGRAEKAWLRGALDRAAFADAVDLAGVDWRDPELIVFPAFNDRSGGTWVNVDGQGFLAPFLPDGFASAEAYLLDGTRLGDYRRV, encoded by the coding sequence ATGCCCGCCGGCGGTGGCAGACGCGGCGACCGACACGCGCGGCCACTCGTCGAACCGATCCCCGACGAACCGGCCGCGACTGCCGACCTGGGTGGGGAGACCGCGCTGTTGCTCGCCGACTACCACGCGGGTATCGAAGCGGGACTGCGGTACGAACGCGGCGTCGAACTCGACAGCGCGGGCGACGAACGACGTGACCGCGTCCTCGATCTGCTCGTTCGAACCGACGCCGACCGTCTCGTCGTCCTCGGCGACTTAGGCCACCGGATCGGCGGCGCGGGCGACGCCGAGACGGCTGAACTTGACGCGCTCTTGTCGGCCGTCGGCGTCCCGGTGACGCTCGCAGTCGGCAACCACGACCCCGGCCTCGCCGACGAGTTCGGCGACCGGCTAACTGTGACGCCACCCGGCGGCGCACGCGTCGGCGACGTGGGAATCGTCCACGGGCACACCTGGCCCGCGCCCGAGGTGCTCGGCGCGGACGTGATCTGTATGGGTCACGAACACCCGGCGGTCCGACTGGAGGACGCCGTCGGCGGCGGCCGCGCGGAGAAGGCGTGGCTCAGAGGGGCGCTCGACCGCGCGGCGTTCGCGGACGCGGTCGACCTCGCGGGCGTCGACTGGCGCGACCCCGAACTGATCGTGTTCCCGGCGTTCAACGACCGCTCGGGCGGGACGTGGGTGAACGTCGACGGACAGGGCTTCCTCGCGCCGTTTCTCCCCGACGGGTTCGCGTCGGCGGAGGCGTACCTCCTCGACGGGACGCGTCTCGGGGACTACCGTCGCGTGTGA
- a CDS encoding RPA family protein — protein sequence MSSSDGGDGGPGTREVAHRIFAAEFDDADFDYSESDEERAPNYVVTPTGLRVNRLFTVGVLTEVETVNEQTLRGRVVDPTGAFVTYAGQYQPDEMAFLDRTSPPAFVALTGKARTFQPEDSDLVYTSVRPESFATVDADTRDRWTVSAAEATLRRIAVFAAALEAEERGDALRERLENAGVPTALASGIPLAIDHYDTGTRYLEAVRTLAVDALEVVADERDQVRDLTADPGDRGEAALGPLPDVPYDVAGASVSVDAVDAVDTTAQADAEPAAADTDAAASTDSMTADSDAATETESAAEPAEAVGDEPSTADVAEADPGAGAEPEPVESATATGTDDTAAETSDSATSAESTSTAASEATDAAASTDSLTETPTESDATTAADTASEPAEAVGSDTDDAAAAEVDPSAGAEPEPVESDGDDLGGLGDFEDTDDGLGDFEDTESSDDADDAPAVDPDADPEDFEDALSDEERREVEEEHGVEFATGSEVPDPGEAGIETPDPEEVAPEEDRDVSDDPDTEPEPAAAATEPATDTTPADDAAEETADAADVDLEDAVVDLMAELDDGDGADHDAVVAAAVDRYGAAEDDVEEAIDGALMSGMCFEPTDGTLKAI from the coding sequence GTGAGTTCCAGCGACGGCGGCGACGGCGGGCCGGGCACCCGCGAGGTGGCCCACCGCATCTTCGCCGCGGAGTTCGACGACGCCGACTTCGACTACTCCGAGAGCGACGAGGAGCGCGCCCCCAACTACGTCGTGACGCCGACCGGCCTGCGCGTCAACCGCCTGTTCACCGTCGGCGTGCTGACCGAAGTGGAGACGGTCAACGAGCAGACGCTCCGCGGACGCGTCGTCGACCCGACAGGCGCGTTCGTCACCTACGCCGGGCAGTACCAGCCCGACGAGATGGCGTTCCTCGACCGCACGTCGCCGCCCGCGTTCGTCGCGCTCACCGGGAAGGCGCGTACCTTCCAACCGGAAGATTCCGACTTGGTGTACACGTCGGTCCGCCCGGAGAGTTTCGCCACCGTCGACGCCGACACGCGCGACCGCTGGACCGTCTCCGCAGCGGAGGCGACGCTCCGGCGCATCGCGGTGTTCGCGGCGGCGCTGGAGGCGGAGGAGCGTGGCGATGCACTTCGCGAACGACTGGAGAACGCGGGCGTGCCGACGGCGCTGGCGTCGGGAATCCCGCTCGCTATCGATCACTACGACACCGGAACACGGTATCTGGAAGCGGTGCGGACACTCGCCGTCGACGCGCTAGAGGTCGTCGCTGACGAGCGCGACCAGGTGCGCGACCTGACCGCCGACCCCGGCGACCGCGGCGAAGCGGCGCTGGGCCCGCTCCCGGACGTACCGTACGACGTCGCAGGTGCGAGCGTCTCTGTCGACGCGGTGGACGCGGTCGACACGACAGCGCAGGCCGACGCGGAACCCGCGGCGGCCGACACCGACGCCGCCGCCTCGACCGACTCGATGACGGCGGACTCCGACGCCGCGACGGAGACTGAATCCGCTGCCGAACCCGCGGAGGCAGTCGGCGACGAACCCTCGACGGCGGACGTCGCAGAGGCCGACCCCGGCGCGGGGGCAGAGCCTGAGCCGGTCGAATCCGCGACTGCGACCGGGACCGACGACACGGCGGCCGAGACGAGCGACTCCGCCACGAGCGCGGAGTCCACGTCGACTGCCGCGTCCGAAGCGACCGACGCCGCGGCGTCCACCGACTCGCTCACCGAGACGCCCACCGAATCCGACGCGACGACTGCCGCAGACACGGCGAGCGAACCGGCTGAAGCCGTCGGCTCTGACACCGACGACGCCGCGGCCGCGGAGGTCGACCCCAGCGCGGGAGCAGAACCAGAGCCGGTCGAGTCCGACGGCGACGACCTCGGCGGACTGGGTGACTTCGAGGACACCGACGACGGCCTCGGCGACTTCGAGGACACGGAGTCGAGTGACGACGCAGACGACGCGCCCGCGGTCGACCCGGACGCAGACCCCGAAGACTTCGAGGACGCCCTCTCCGACGAGGAGCGCCGCGAGGTCGAGGAGGAACACGGCGTGGAGTTCGCCACCGGGAGCGAAGTTCCCGACCCCGGTGAGGCGGGCATCGAGACGCCCGACCCCGAGGAGGTCGCACCCGAGGAAGACCGCGACGTAAGCGACGACCCCGACACCGAACCCGAACCGGCGGCCGCCGCCACCGAACCGGCGACCGACACGACGCCGGCGGACGACGCGGCCGAGGAGACGGCCGACGCCGCCGACGTCGACCTCGAGGACGCGGTCGTCGACCTGATGGCCGAACTCGACGACGGCGACGGTGCCGACCACGACGCGGTCGTCGCGGCGGCGGTCGACCGCTACGGTGCCGCAGAGGACGACGTGGAGGAGGCCATCGACGGCGCGTTGATGAGTGGGATGTGCTTCGAGCCGACCGACGGGACGCTCAAGGCCATCTGA
- a CDS encoding LiaF transmembrane domain-containing protein gives MSQSTPKTTAEPSVESTSRTSRTSRVLGGIVVVLGLVLLADTTGLVAVDGFELFLAGALVVYGAYRLVSERARHLFWPGAFVLVGSGWLLVELGVVTAGQATGFWPLLLVLFGASLLRGRGRRSAFGSDAIVVATGVGGGANGVTAVFDDARLDLRGLELPDRATVEPVAIFGDAEVVVPDDRVVLIRSTSVFGTVRDMRRSHPTGEPDLVIDGTAIFGDVRITD, from the coding sequence ATGTCACAATCCACTCCCAAGACGACGGCCGAACCCAGCGTCGAGTCCACTTCCCGAACCTCCCGAACGAGTCGCGTCCTCGGCGGCATCGTCGTCGTCCTCGGCCTCGTCCTCCTCGCCGACACCACCGGCCTCGTCGCCGTCGACGGGTTCGAGTTGTTCCTCGCGGGCGCACTCGTCGTCTACGGCGCGTACCGCCTCGTCAGCGAGCGTGCCCGCCACCTGTTCTGGCCGGGCGCGTTCGTGCTCGTGGGGAGCGGGTGGCTCCTCGTCGAACTCGGCGTCGTGACCGCCGGGCAGGCGACCGGCTTCTGGCCGCTCCTGCTCGTGCTGTTCGGCGCGTCGCTCCTCCGCGGTCGCGGTCGCCGCTCGGCGTTCGGCTCTGACGCCATCGTCGTCGCCACCGGTGTCGGTGGCGGCGCGAACGGCGTCACCGCCGTCTTCGACGACGCCCGTCTCGACCTCCGCGGCCTCGAGTTACCCGACCGTGCGACGGTCGAACCCGTCGCCATCTTCGGTGACGCTGAGGTGGTCGTCCCCGACGACCGCGTCGTCCTCATCCGGTCGACGTCGGTGTTCGGGACCGTCCGCGACATGCGGCGCTCGCACCCCACGGGTGAACCCGACCTCGTCATCGACGGGACGGCCATCTTCGGCGACGTGCGGATCACCGACTGA
- a CDS encoding Single-stranded DNA binding protein: MDIDAHAEELASALGEDKEEVKRDLENLLEYSVPIDEAKQSVRRKYGGGGGGDASPTTVDIGDITADSGNVTVTARVLTVGKRSIRYQGDDTVIREGELADETGVVSYTAWQDFGFEPGDTVTIGNAGVREWEGEPELNIGESSSVALESEALDVPYEVGGDRDLVELEAGDRGRTVEAKVLELEQRTIDGRDGETTIHSGVLGDESGRLPFTDWQARPEVTEGAELRMEDVYVREFRGVPSVNLTEFTEVSPASVEVSDDAPRVTIDEAVSSGGMYDVEVLGNVIEVRDGSGLIERCPDCGRLVQNGQCRSHGQVDPEDDLRVKAILDDGTATVTAILDRDLTEEVYGGTLDDALEAARDAMSREVVADDIAEQLVGREFRVRGHLSVDEYGANLDASEFDLSADDPAARARAVLTEVGA, translated from the coding sequence ATGGACATCGACGCACACGCCGAGGAGCTCGCCTCCGCTCTCGGCGAAGACAAAGAGGAGGTCAAACGCGACTTGGAGAACCTGCTGGAGTACAGCGTCCCCATCGACGAGGCCAAACAGTCAGTCCGTCGGAAGTACGGCGGCGGGGGCGGCGGTGACGCCTCCCCGACGACCGTCGACATCGGCGACATCACGGCCGACTCGGGCAACGTCACCGTCACCGCGCGCGTGCTGACGGTCGGCAAGCGCTCCATCCGCTACCAGGGCGACGACACCGTCATCCGCGAGGGCGAACTCGCCGACGAGACGGGTGTGGTCTCCTACACCGCGTGGCAAGACTTCGGCTTCGAACCCGGCGACACCGTCACTATCGGCAACGCGGGCGTCCGTGAGTGGGAGGGCGAACCCGAACTCAACATCGGCGAGTCGTCGTCGGTGGCACTCGAATCCGAGGCGCTCGACGTGCCCTACGAGGTAGGCGGCGACCGCGACCTCGTCGAGTTAGAGGCGGGCGACCGCGGGCGCACAGTCGAGGCGAAGGTGCTCGAACTCGAACAGCGCACCATCGACGGGCGCGACGGCGAGACGACCATCCACTCGGGCGTCCTCGGTGACGAGTCCGGACGCCTCCCCTTTACCGACTGGCAGGCCCGCCCCGAGGTGACGGAGGGCGCGGAACTCCGAATGGAAGACGTGTACGTTCGGGAGTTCCGCGGCGTCCCGTCGGTCAACCTCACGGAGTTCACCGAGGTGTCGCCCGCGAGCGTCGAGGTGAGCGACGACGCACCCCGCGTCACCATCGACGAGGCCGTCTCCTCCGGCGGGATGTACGACGTGGAGGTGCTCGGCAACGTCATCGAGGTGCGCGACGGGTCGGGGCTCATCGAGCGATGTCCCGACTGTGGCCGCCTCGTGCAGAACGGGCAGTGCCGCAGTCACGGGCAGGTCGACCCCGAAGACGACCTGCGGGTGAAGGCCATCCTCGACGACGGCACCGCAACGGTGACGGCCATCCTTGACCGGGACCTCACCGAGGAGGTGTACGGCGGCACGCTGGACGATGCGCTGGAGGCCGCCCGCGACGCGATGAGTCGTGAGGTGGTCGCCGACGACATCGCCGAGCAACTGGTCGGACGGGAGTTCCGCGTGCGCGGACACCTCTCGGTCGACGAGTACGGTGCGAACCTCGACGCCAGCGAGTTCGACCTGTCGGCGGACGACCCCGCAGCGCGTGCGCGTGCCGTGCTCACGGAGGTGGGCGCGTGA
- a CDS encoding DsbA family protein — protein sequence MDLTRRSTLAGLGVVGLGTLAGCLGGAGGTGSGDSGGDSGGGGTPIDAHPAAAGLADQPTLGAADAGATIVAFEDPSCPTCRNFEQNAGARLKSGPVADGDLRFVSRVYPIIYPWGKPAVQALEATYARDADAYWDLFDHYFESQGQFDTDNVLDRTESYLAANTDLDAAGVVADAEAKAYDDAVQADLDAGEAAGASRTPTLYLYRDGAYVTVASGNVSYETITSALQL from the coding sequence ATGGACCTCACTCGACGGTCGACGCTCGCCGGACTCGGTGTCGTCGGCCTCGGCACGCTCGCGGGCTGTCTCGGCGGGGCAGGCGGCACCGGGAGCGGCGACTCCGGCGGCGATTCGGGTGGCGGCGGCACGCCTATCGACGCCCACCCGGCGGCGGCCGGACTCGCCGACCAACCGACGCTCGGGGCGGCCGACGCGGGCGCGACTATCGTCGCCTTCGAAGACCCGTCTTGCCCCACCTGCCGCAACTTCGAGCAGAACGCCGGGGCGCGACTGAAATCCGGCCCGGTCGCGGACGGCGACCTCCGCTTCGTCTCTCGGGTGTACCCGATCATCTACCCGTGGGGCAAGCCCGCGGTCCAGGCGCTCGAGGCTACGTACGCCCGCGACGCCGACGCCTACTGGGACCTGTTCGACCACTACTTCGAGTCGCAGGGCCAGTTCGACACCGACAACGTCCTCGACCGAACGGAGTCGTACCTGGCTGCGAACACCGACCTCGACGCCGCGGGCGTCGTCGCCGACGCAGAGGCGAAGGCGTACGACGACGCGGTGCAGGCGGACCTCGACGCGGGCGAGGCCGCGGGTGCGAGTCGGACGCCGACGTTGTACCTGTACCGCGACGGCGCGTACGTCACGGTCGCCTCGGGCAACGTGAGCTACGAGACTATCACCTCCGCGCTCCAACTGTGA
- a CDS encoding DUF373 family protein — MTTLVLCVDRSNDVGRKAGVDTPVVGWEAVRSLVTDLGLADPEDAGVNSLLESLRVARDLSDEGEETVVAVVSGVGDSAVRADRSLARQLDDVLETRQFDSAIVVIDSAADERAVPMIESRLPVDAVDRVVVRQARDLESTYYLLKQFLADEELRETVLVPIGIGLLILPVLLVYFSTAIALAGVASLLGAALLYYGLGVDEFVESMPERAREALYSGQVSVVTYVAALGLSVVGAFLGVLSASPVDGAEFVAAMRFSYAAVPWLALAALTASFGRLLDELIRDEGVRTPYLNLPFGVLAVGLLLRGFAGYFLEREAGWDSLTVFGYAFSPTERLAVFIVGGIALALVGVRVAASVSDETLDDVIDEQETANAGSGTAGSETTTDGGASAEERHG; from the coding sequence GTGACGACGCTGGTCCTCTGTGTGGACCGCTCGAACGACGTCGGCCGGAAGGCTGGCGTCGACACCCCCGTAGTTGGGTGGGAGGCGGTTCGCTCGCTCGTGACCGATCTCGGCCTCGCAGACCCGGAGGACGCCGGCGTCAACTCGTTACTGGAGTCGTTGCGCGTCGCCCGTGACCTCTCCGACGAGGGTGAAGAGACCGTCGTCGCCGTCGTCTCGGGCGTCGGCGACTCGGCGGTTCGTGCCGACCGCTCGCTCGCGCGCCAACTCGACGACGTGCTAGAGACACGGCAGTTCGACTCCGCCATCGTCGTCATCGACTCGGCGGCCGACGAGCGTGCCGTCCCAATGATCGAATCTCGCCTCCCGGTCGACGCCGTCGACCGCGTCGTCGTCCGGCAGGCGCGCGACCTCGAATCCACCTACTACCTGCTCAAGCAGTTCCTCGCAGACGAGGAACTCCGCGAGACGGTGCTCGTCCCCATCGGCATCGGCTTGCTCATCCTCCCGGTGTTGCTGGTGTACTTCTCGACAGCTATCGCCCTGGCTGGCGTCGCCAGCCTCCTGGGGGCGGCGCTGTTGTACTACGGTCTCGGGGTCGACGAGTTCGTCGAGTCGATGCCCGAGCGTGCTCGCGAGGCGCTGTACTCCGGGCAGGTGTCGGTCGTGACGTACGTCGCGGCGCTGGGGCTGTCCGTCGTCGGCGCGTTCCTCGGTGTCCTCTCGGCGTCACCCGTCGACGGTGCAGAGTTCGTCGCGGCGATGCGCTTCTCGTACGCCGCGGTGCCGTGGCTGGCGCTGGCGGCGCTGACGGCCTCGTTCGGCCGACTGCTCGACGAACTCATCCGCGACGAGGGCGTGCGGACGCCGTATCTGAACCTCCCGTTCGGCGTCCTCGCGGTCGGCCTGTTGCTCCGTGGGTTCGCGGGCTACTTCCTCGAACGCGAGGCCGGGTGGGACTCCCTGACGGTGTTCGGCTACGCCTTCTCGCCGACGGAGCGACTCGCCGTCTTCATCGTCGGCGGCATTGCACTCGCGTTGGTCGGCGTCCGCGTCGCCGCTAGCGTCTCTGACGAGACGCTCGACGACGTCATCGACGAGCAAGAAACGGCGAACGCGGGATCCGGAACGGCTGGATCCGAGACGACGACCGACGGCGGCGCCAGCGCCGAGGAACGGCACGGCTGA